A stretch of Henckelia pumila isolate YLH828 chromosome 4, ASM3356847v2, whole genome shotgun sequence DNA encodes these proteins:
- the LOC140867514 gene encoding 2-oxoglutarate-dependent dioxygenase DAO-like — protein MAVTKSVPVIDMQDSSNLPQKMVNACEEWGCFRLKNHGIPLSLMSEMKDVARSLLDLPNEIKMRNFNHQEPSKGYTPTNMASKVFESLSLYDVESAAAVNHFCTQLDASPHQREIIVKYTSALHDLAKLLGSKLMEGLGLNGEKFKEGICQFKMNKYNYGPETVGSKGAVMHSDVGFFTILHDDENVSGLEAVDKSTGELISVDHVPGTLVINVGDAGKVWSNGRFHNVKHQVQCYEGTVRITNVLFVLPAEDEKVQVLPGLVDSDHLALYAPFDFVHYRNLRTSMNSPTGEALEFFRSHPKLLN, from the exons ATGGCCGTAACCAAGTCAGTTCCAGTAATCGACATGCAAGATTCGTCAAATCTGCCGCAGAAAATGGTGAATGCCTGCGAAGAATGGGGTTGCTTCAGGCTTAAGAATCATGGGATTCCTCTGTCCCTCATGTCTGAAATGAAGGATGTAGCACGTTCACTTCTTGATCTTCCAAACGAAATCAAGATGCGAAATTTTAACCATCAGGAGCCTTCCAAAGGATACACCCCAACTAACATGGCCAGCAAAGTTTTCGAAAGCCTGAGTTTATACGACGTCGAGTCGGCCGCTGCTGTCAACCATTTCTGCACTCAGCTGGATGCATCTCCTCATCAAAG AGAGATCATCGTGAAATACACTAGTGCTCTTCATGATCTAGCGAAGCTCTTAGGGAGCAAATTAATGGAAGGTCTGGGATTGAATGGGGAGAAATTCAAGGAAGGTATTTGCCAGTTCAAAATGAACAAATATAATTATGGGCCGGAAACTGTGGGATCCAAAGGTGCTGTAATGCATTCAGACGTTGGATTTTTTACCATACTACACGATGATGAAAATGTCAGTGGTTTGGAGGCTGTGGACAAATCCACTGGTGAACTAATCTCCGTTGATCATGTTCCTGGAACTCTTGTTATTAATGTTGGAGATGCGGGCAAG GTGTGGAGCAATGGAAGGTTCCATAACGTGAAGCATCAAGTGCAATGCTATGAAGGTACAGTACGTATAACAAATGTCCTTTTCGTGTTGCCTGCTGAAGATGAGAAGGTTCAAGTGTTGCCGGGGTTGGTCGATTCCGATCATCTCGCCCTCTACGCCCCTTTCGATTTTGTTCACTACAGAAACCTACGAACTTCTATGAATTCGCCCACCGGTGAAGCTCTTGAATTTTTCCGATCTCACCCAAAATTGTTGAACTAA
- the LOC140865039 gene encoding cationic amino acid transporter 8, vacuolar, producing MGNNNGKFSSEASDLTTPIAPPKTMDPSAGKSYWRFSKQDFFPEPTFQNFSTYLSALSKTPHRLKDRLFGRSSDVNELVQCKKQSENEMKQCLTWWDLIWLGFGSVVGSGIFSITGQETHDHAGPAIVLSYAVSGLSALLSVFCYTEFSVEVPIAGGSFSFLRIELGDFVAFIAAGNILLEGLVGAAGLGRSWSSYFASIIKSNPDFLRIRVDSFAEGFNLLDPLAVVVLAIANGFAMTGTKRTSVLNWISSIFGAVVIVFIIIVGFVHGKSENLVPFAPFGAEGVFTAAAVVYWSYTGFDMVANMAEEVKKPSRDIPVGLVGSMSLITVVYCLMALALTMMVKYTQVDVNAAYSVAFDGIGMKWAKYLVSIVALKGMTTSLLIGSMGQARYTTQIARAHMIPPWFALVHPKTGTPIYATLLITTGSCILAFFSSLDVLSSVLSFSTLFIFMLMAVALLFRRYNVKDVTPKSDAIKFFTSLFVIFASSFGITVLWNSKNREWIGYALTGGLWFLGTLGMAFTAKHRSPKVWGVPLVPWLPSLSIAMNLFLIGSLGSAAVWRFLICSFIMLAYYLLAGVHATYDMAHMDEQNLKLEGGTEGFDQGR from the coding sequence ATGGGAAATAACAATGGCAAATTTTCATCCGAAGCCTCAGATCTCACAACTCCAATAGCGCCGCCGAAGACAATGGACCCTTCCGCCGGGAAATCCTACTGGCGTTTCAGCAAGCAAGATTTTTTCCCGGAACCCACCTTCCAAAACTTCTCAACATACCTCTCCGCCCTCTCCAAGACCCCCCACCGTCTCAAAGATCGCCTATTCGGCCGATCCTCCGACGTGAATGAGCTCGTTCAGTGCAAGAAACAATCGGAGAATGAGATGAAGCAATGCCTCACGTGGTGGGATCTTATCTGGCTTGGATTTGGTTCGGTCGTCGGTTCGGGGATTTTCAGCATCACGGGTCAAGAAACACACGACCACGCTGGCCCTGCAATTGTTCTGTCGTATGCTGTCTCTGGTTTATCCGCTTTATTATCTGTGTTTTGTTATACTGAATTTTCTGTCGAGGTTCCGATTGCTGGGGggtccttttcttttcttcgtATAGAATTGGGGGATTTTGTTGCTTTTATCGCCGCGGGAAATATTTTGCTGGAAGGGCTGGTTGGGGCTGCGGGTTTGGGGCGTTCTTGGTCATCTTATTTTGCTAGCATTATTAAAAGTAATCCTGATTTTTTGAGGATAAGAGTTGATTCTTTTGCTGAGGGGTTCAATCTATTGGATCCTTTAGCTGTAGTGGTTTTGGCCATCGCTAATGGTTTTGCGATGACGGGGACGAAGAGAACTTCGGTGCTGAATTGGATCAGTTCAATTTTCGGGGCGGTGGTGATTGTGTTCATTATAATTGTTGGTTTTGTGCATGGAAAGAGTGAAAATTTGGTTCCGTTTGCTCCATTTGGGGCTGAAGGGGTGTTCACTGCCGCCGCTGTAGTATATTGGTCTTATACGGGTTTCGATATGGTTGCTAACATGGCTGAGGAAGTTAAGAAACCTTCAAGGGACATACCGGTGGGGCTGGTTGGGTCGATGTCTTTGATCACTGTCGTGTACTGCTTGATGGCATTGGCTCTAACCATGATGGTGAAATACACTCAAGTGGATGTCAATGCCGCGTATTCTGTTGCATTCGATGGAATTGGGATGAAATGGGCTAAGTATTTAGTGAGCATTGTTGCGCTTAAGGGAATGACGACCAGTCTGCTAATTGGATCGATGGGACAGGCTCGTTACACTACTCAGATAGCGAGGGCGCATATGATTCCCCCTTGGTTTGCGCTTGTTCATCCCAAGACAGGAACGCCTATTTACGCTACCCTGTTGATAACCACAGGCAGCTGCATTCTTGCCTTCTTCTCGAGTTTGGACGTTTTATCAAGCGTGTTATCATTTAGCACTCTCTTCATTTTCATGCTTATGGCCGTTGCTTTGCTCTTTAGACGGTACAATGTTAAGGATGTCACCCCCAAAAGTGATGCCATCAAATTTTTCACATCACTATTCGTTATATTTGCTTCTTCCTTCGGGATAACGGTCCTTTGGAACTCCAAGAACAGGGAATGGATAGGATATGCTTTGACCGGAGGGCTGTGGTTTCTAGGAACTTTAGGGATGGCATTTACGGCAAAGCACAGGAGTCCTAAAGTATGGGGGGTTCCCCTTGTTCCATGGTTGCCATCTCTATCAATAGCTATGAATCTGTTCCTTATAGGATCTCTTGGTTCCGCAGCCGTTTGGCGGTTCCTTATATGTAGTTTCATCATGCTAGCTTACTATTTGTTAGCCGGAGTTCATGCGACTTACGATATGGCACATATGGATGAACAAAACCTGAAACTTGAGGGGGGAACAGAAGGTTTCGACCAAGGGCGTTAG